The Streptomyces phaeolivaceus genome has a window encoding:
- a CDS encoding M16 family metallopeptidase produces MGHTATAEAGSEGLTVREHRLDNGLRVVLSEDHLTPVAAVCLWYDVGSRHEVKGRTGLAHLFEHLMFQGSGQVKDNGHFELVQGAGGSLNGTTSWERTNYFETMPTHQLELALWLEADRMGSLLLALDQKNLDNQRAVVKNERRQRYDNVPYGTAFEKIFRLAYPEGHPYRHTPIGSMDDLEAASLEDAQQFFRTYYAPNNAVLSIVGDIDPEQTLAWVEKYFGSIPSYDGKPAPRDGALPDVMGEQLREVVEENVPARALMASYRLPEDGTRACDAADLALTILGGGESSRLYNRLVRRDRTAVTAGFGLLRLAGAPSMAWMDVKTSGDVEVPVIEAAVDEELARFAAEGPTAEEMERAQAQLEREWLDRLGTVAGRADELCRYAVLFGDPKLALTAVDRVLEVTADEVQEIAKARLRPDNRAVLVYEPVAGEDDTEEAAEDGATAAEAAETTDETEESAK; encoded by the coding sequence ATGGGTCACACGGCCACAGCCGAGGCCGGCTCCGAAGGCCTGACAGTGAGGGAGCACCGCCTGGACAACGGCCTGCGCGTGGTGCTCTCCGAGGACCACCTGACCCCGGTCGCCGCGGTCTGCCTCTGGTACGACGTCGGTTCGCGCCACGAGGTGAAGGGCCGCACGGGCCTCGCCCACCTCTTCGAGCACCTGATGTTCCAGGGCTCGGGCCAGGTCAAGGACAACGGCCACTTCGAGCTGGTCCAGGGCGCGGGCGGTTCGCTGAACGGCACCACCAGCTGGGAGCGCACCAACTACTTCGAGACCATGCCCACCCACCAACTGGAGCTGGCGCTGTGGCTGGAGGCCGACCGCATGGGCAGCCTGCTGCTCGCGCTCGACCAGAAGAACCTGGACAACCAGCGGGCCGTCGTCAAGAACGAGCGCCGCCAGCGGTACGACAACGTGCCCTACGGCACCGCCTTCGAGAAGATCTTCCGCCTGGCCTACCCGGAGGGCCACCCCTACCGGCACACGCCGATCGGCTCCATGGACGACCTGGAGGCGGCCAGCCTGGAGGACGCCCAGCAGTTCTTCAGGACGTACTACGCGCCCAACAACGCCGTCCTGTCGATCGTCGGCGACATCGACCCGGAGCAGACCCTCGCCTGGGTCGAGAAGTACTTCGGCTCCATCCCCTCGTACGACGGCAAGCCCGCGCCCCGTGACGGCGCCCTGCCCGACGTCATGGGCGAGCAGCTGCGCGAGGTCGTCGAGGAGAACGTCCCCGCGCGCGCGTTGATGGCCTCCTACCGGCTGCCGGAGGACGGCACGCGCGCGTGCGACGCGGCCGACCTGGCGCTCACGATCCTCGGCGGCGGCGAATCGTCCCGCCTGTACAACCGGCTCGTCCGCCGTGACCGCACGGCCGTGACGGCCGGGTTCGGTCTGCTGCGGCTGGCCGGCGCGCCCTCCATGGCCTGGATGGACGTGAAGACCTCCGGTGACGTCGAGGTCCCCGTCATCGAGGCAGCCGTCGACGAGGAGCTCGCCCGGTTCGCCGCCGAGGGCCCGACGGCGGAGGAGATGGAGCGCGCCCAGGCCCAGTTGGAGCGCGAGTGGCTGGACCGGCTCGGCACGGTCGCGGGCCGCGCCGACGAACTGTGCCGGTACGCGGTCCTGTTCGGCGACCCGAAGCTCGCCCTCACCGCCGTCGACCGCGTCCTGGAGGTGACGGCCGACGAGGTCCAGGAGATCGCCAAGGCGCGCCTGCGGCCCGACAACCGCGCGGTGCTCGTGTACGAGCCCGTCGCCGGCGAGGACGACACCGAAGAGGCCGCCGAAGACGGAGCCACCGCGGCCGAGGCCGCCGAAACCACCGACGAGACCGAGGAGTCGGCGAAGTGA
- a CDS encoding M16 family metallopeptidase, producing MTELATMDFHPQPQAGEARPWAFPAPERGTLDNGLTVLHCHRPGQQVVAVEVVLDAPLDAEPAGLDGVATIMTRAFSEGTDKHTAEEFAAELERCGATLDSHADHPGVRLSLEVPVSRLEKALGLLADALRAPAFEDSEIERLVANRLDEIPHETANPGRRAAKELSRQLFPATSRMSRPRQGTEETVEGIDSAAVRAFYERHVRPATATAVIVGDLTGVDLDALLGDTLGAWTGSPAKPSVVPSVSADDTGRVIIVDRPGSVQTQLLIGRVGADRHDRVWPAQVLGTYCLGGTLTSRLDRVLREEKGYTYGVRAFGQVLRSASDGSGVAMLAISGSVDTPNTGPALDDLWTVLRTLAAEGLTDAERDVAVQNLVGVAPLKFETAAAVAGTLADQVEQYLPDDYQSTLYRQLAATGTVEATAAAVSAFPVDRLVTVLVGDAAQIEEPVRALGIGEVTVVPAE from the coding sequence GTGACCGAGCTCGCGACCATGGACTTCCACCCGCAGCCCCAGGCCGGCGAAGCCCGCCCCTGGGCGTTCCCGGCGCCCGAGCGCGGCACCCTGGACAACGGCCTGACCGTGCTGCACTGCCACCGCCCCGGCCAGCAGGTCGTCGCCGTCGAGGTCGTCCTCGACGCGCCCCTGGACGCCGAACCGGCCGGCCTCGACGGTGTCGCCACCATCATGACGAGGGCGTTCTCCGAGGGCACCGACAAGCACACGGCCGAGGAGTTCGCCGCCGAGCTGGAGCGCTGCGGCGCCACCCTCGACTCGCACGCCGACCACCCCGGCGTCCGGCTCTCCCTCGAAGTGCCCGTGTCGCGGCTGGAGAAGGCCCTGGGCCTGCTCGCCGACGCCCTGCGGGCACCCGCGTTCGAGGACAGCGAGATCGAGCGGCTGGTGGCCAACCGGCTCGACGAGATCCCGCACGAGACCGCCAACCCGGGCCGCCGGGCCGCCAAAGAGCTCTCCCGGCAGCTGTTCCCGGCCACGTCCCGGATGTCGCGGCCCCGCCAGGGCACCGAGGAGACCGTCGAGGGCATCGACTCCGCGGCCGTACGCGCCTTCTACGAGCGGCATGTGCGTCCCGCGACGGCCACCGCCGTGATCGTCGGCGACCTCACCGGGGTCGACCTCGACGCGCTGCTCGGCGACACCCTGGGCGCCTGGACGGGCTCCCCGGCCAAGCCGAGCGTCGTGCCGTCGGTGAGCGCCGACGACACCGGGCGTGTGATCATCGTGGACCGTCCCGGCTCCGTGCAGACCCAGTTGCTCATCGGCCGGGTGGGCGCCGACCGGCACGACCGTGTGTGGCCGGCCCAGGTGCTCGGCACCTACTGCCTCGGCGGCACCCTCACCTCCCGGCTGGACCGCGTCCTGCGCGAGGAGAAGGGCTACACCTACGGGGTGCGCGCGTTCGGCCAGGTGCTGCGCTCGGCGTCCGACGGCTCCGGTGTCGCGATGCTCGCCATCAGCGGCTCGGTGGACACCCCGAACACCGGTCCGGCGCTGGACGATCTGTGGACGGTTCTGCGCACGCTGGCGGCCGAGGGCCTGACCGACGCCGAACGCGATGTCGCCGTACAGAACCTGGTGGGGGTCGCCCCCCTCAAGTTCGAGACGGCCGCGGCCGTGGCGGGCACGCTGGCCGACCAGGTCGAGCAGTACCTGCCGGACGACTACCAGTCGACGCTGTACCGCCAACTCGCCGCGACCGGCACCGTGGAGGCCACCGCCGCCGCCGTGAGCGCCTTCCCGGTGGACCGTCTGGTGACCGTCCTCGTCGGGGACGCCGCGCAGATCGAGGAGCCGGTCAGGGCCCTCGGAATCGGTGAAGTCACGGTCGTACCGGCCGAGTAG
- a CDS encoding M23 family metallopeptidase yields MAFTRAPGKHRRPGRVQRTTTRNVGVAALTTTGVIGTLAAPALAAEEPAVEQTGLNQIIVLGDTVADQVDAQAVAQQQAAEVAAVKKKAQEEARKAAAEKAEQERAAAKEREEIKARAARAAERERLNAYVAPISGSYISTGYKAGGAVWSSGSHTGVDFHAASGTTVLAVGAGTVVEAGWGGAYGNNIVIKMNDGTYTQYGHLSSIGVSVGQTVTPGQQIGLSGATGNVTGPHLHFEARTTAEYGSDIDPVAYLRSHGVNV; encoded by the coding sequence ATGGCGTTCACCCGCGCCCCCGGGAAGCACCGCCGTCCCGGCCGTGTGCAGCGCACGACCACGAGGAACGTGGGCGTAGCCGCTCTCACCACCACCGGTGTCATCGGCACCCTGGCCGCTCCCGCGCTCGCCGCGGAGGAGCCCGCAGTCGAGCAGACCGGCCTGAACCAGATCATCGTCCTCGGCGACACGGTCGCCGACCAGGTCGACGCCCAGGCCGTCGCGCAGCAGCAGGCCGCCGAGGTGGCCGCGGTCAAGAAGAAGGCGCAGGAGGAGGCCCGCAAGGCCGCCGCCGAGAAGGCCGAGCAGGAACGTGCCGCCGCCAAGGAGCGCGAGGAGATCAAGGCCCGTGCCGCCCGCGCGGCCGAGCGCGAGCGCCTCAACGCCTATGTCGCCCCCATCAGCGGCTCCTACATCTCCACCGGCTACAAGGCCGGCGGTGCCGTCTGGTCCTCCGGCAGCCACACCGGCGTCGACTTCCACGCCGCGTCCGGCACCACCGTCCTCGCGGTCGGCGCCGGCACCGTCGTCGAGGCGGGCTGGGGCGGGGCGTACGGCAACAACATCGTCATCAAGATGAACGACGGCACGTACACCCAGTACGGCCACCTGTCGTCCATCGGCGTCTCCGTCGGTCAGACCGTCACCCCCGGCCAGCAGATCGGCCTCTCCGGGGCGACCGGCAACGTCACCGGCCCCCATCTGCACTTCGAGGCCCGGACGACGGCCGAGTACGGCTCGGACATCGACCCCGTCGCGTACTTGCGCTCGCACGGCGTGAACGTCTGA
- a CDS encoding GntR family transcriptional regulator, with translation MRIPAHSVCTAIRDDIVAGVYERGSRLTEELLARRYGVSRVPVREALRTLEAEGFVVTRRHAGACVAEPTEQEAADLLEMRMLLEPLGAARAAQRRTEAHLKVLRGLVRLGQERARRGTSEDLRSLGGWFHETLAQASGSPALTSTLAQLRHKIAWMYAVEAPANPVESWAEHGGIVDAVARGDSDRARTITSVHTERATAAHRLRFPGGAAGAERADRVRTSQHPVNTPSLRH, from the coding sequence ATGCGTATTCCGGCGCACTCGGTATGCACGGCGATCCGTGATGACATCGTCGCGGGTGTCTACGAGCGCGGCAGCCGTCTCACCGAGGAACTGCTCGCCCGCCGCTACGGCGTCAGCCGGGTCCCCGTGCGCGAGGCGCTGCGCACCCTGGAGGCCGAGGGGTTCGTGGTGACCCGGCGGCACGCGGGCGCGTGCGTCGCCGAGCCGACCGAGCAGGAGGCCGCCGACCTGCTGGAGATGCGCATGCTGCTGGAGCCGCTGGGCGCCGCCCGCGCCGCCCAGCGGCGCACCGAGGCGCACCTCAAGGTGTTGCGCGGCCTGGTCAGACTGGGCCAGGAGCGGGCCAGGAGGGGCACCAGCGAGGATCTGCGCTCCCTGGGCGGCTGGTTCCACGAGACGCTCGCACAGGCGTCCGGCAGCCCCGCCCTGACCTCGACACTCGCCCAGCTGCGGCACAAGATCGCCTGGATGTACGCGGTCGAGGCGCCTGCCAACCCCGTGGAGTCCTGGGCGGAGCACGGCGGCATCGTGGACGCCGTCGCGCGCGGCGACAGCGACCGGGCCCGGACCATCACGTCCGTGCACACCGAGCGCGCCACCGCCGCGCACCGGCTCCGATTTCCGGGCGGGGCCGCCGGGGCGGAGCGCGCCGACCGTGTGAGGACTTCGCAACACCCCGTAAACACACCGAGTCTGCGGCATTAA
- a CDS encoding HPr family phosphocarrier protein, with the protein MAERRVNVGWAEGLHARPASIFVRATTASGIPVTIAKADGNPVNAASMLAVLGLGAQGGEEIVLASDAEGADVALDRLAKLVAEGLEELPETV; encoded by the coding sequence ATGGCTGAGCGCCGCGTCAACGTCGGCTGGGCCGAGGGCCTCCACGCCCGCCCCGCATCCATCTTCGTCCGGGCCACCACGGCCTCCGGTATCCCCGTGACGATCGCCAAGGCCGACGGGAACCCCGTCAACGCCGCCTCCATGCTGGCGGTCCTGGGCCTCGGCGCCCAGGGCGGCGAGGAGATCGTGCTCGCCTCCGACGCCGAGGGCGCGGACGTCGCGCTCGACCGTCTGGCGAAGCTCGTCGCCGAGGGGCTCGAAGAACTCCCCGAGACGGTCTGA
- a CDS encoding bifunctional acetate--CoA ligase family protein/GNAT family N-acetyltransferase, producing the protein MQTSSDRHEYPAHWEADVVLRDGGTARIRPITVDDAERLVSFYEQVSDESKYYRFFAPYPRLSAKDVHRFTHHDFVDRVGLAATVGGEFIATVRYDRIGADGMAASAPADEAEVAFLVQDAHQGRGVASALLEHIAAVARERDIRRFAAEVLPANSKMIKVFTDAGYQQKRSFEDGVVRLEFDLEPTDRSLAVQRAREQRAEARSVQRLLAPGSVAVVGAGRTPGGVGRGLLANLKDAGFTGRLYAVNKALGADEKELDGVPAHRSVTDIEGPVDLAVVAVPAAYVPEVVAECGEHGVQGLVVVSAGYAESGPAGRERQRELVRQARTYGMRIIGPNAFGIINTAPDVRLNASLAPETPRSGRIGLFAQSGAIGIALLSRLHRRGGGVTGVTGVSTFVSSGNRADVSGNDVLQYWYEDPDTDVVLMYLESIGNPRKFTRLARRTAAVKPLVVVQGARHGSAPLGHAVRATQLPHTTVSALLRQAGVIRVDTITELVDAGLLLARQPLPAGPRVAILGNSESLGLLTYDACLSEGLRPLPPLDLTTGASARDFHAALSRALADDSCDAVVVTAIPALGEASPGDAALAEALRSAVAGKPSKPVLVVHVELGGLAEALSAAASTAPQVGEKAPGAVGGAHPPPLSAAERLPTEGQEASPPLPAEAHLIPAYPAAERAVRALSEAVHYAQWRREAAEPGRVPEFEDIDEKGAAEQIDAALAGGAGLTLGAQETGALLGRYGIHPRQARPAPTPDEAASAAAAVGYPVALKTTAPHLRHRADLGGVRLDLADEEQLRRAYAELTELFGGPEELRPVVQGMAPRGVDTIVRTVVDPAAGAVLSFGLAGPASQLLGDMAHRLIPATERDAASLVRSIRTAPLLFGWRGSAPVDTAALEELLLRVSRLVDDHPEVVAVSLEPVVVAPHGLSVLGATVRLARPPARDDLGPRTLPVY; encoded by the coding sequence ATGCAGACCTCGTCGGACCGGCACGAGTACCCCGCCCACTGGGAGGCCGACGTGGTGCTGCGCGACGGCGGCACCGCACGCATCAGGCCCATCACGGTCGATGACGCCGAGCGTCTTGTCAGCTTCTATGAGCAGGTCTCGGACGAGTCGAAGTACTACCGCTTCTTCGCGCCCTACCCTCGCCTGTCCGCCAAGGACGTCCACCGCTTCACTCACCACGACTTCGTGGACCGGGTGGGGCTCGCCGCCACGGTGGGCGGCGAGTTCATCGCCACCGTACGCTACGACCGCATCGGCGCCGACGGGATGGCCGCCTCCGCCCCCGCCGACGAGGCCGAGGTCGCCTTCCTCGTGCAGGACGCCCACCAGGGCCGCGGTGTCGCCTCCGCCCTCCTCGAACACATCGCCGCCGTCGCCCGCGAACGTGACATCCGACGCTTCGCCGCCGAGGTGCTCCCCGCCAACAGCAAGATGATCAAGGTGTTCACGGACGCCGGGTACCAGCAGAAGCGCAGCTTCGAGGACGGCGTCGTCCGACTGGAGTTCGACCTGGAGCCCACCGACCGCTCCCTCGCCGTGCAGCGCGCCCGGGAGCAGCGGGCCGAGGCCAGATCCGTCCAGCGGCTGCTGGCCCCCGGCTCGGTCGCCGTCGTCGGCGCCGGGCGCACGCCGGGCGGAGTGGGCCGCGGCCTGCTCGCCAACCTCAAGGACGCCGGCTTCACCGGGCGGCTGTACGCGGTGAACAAGGCCCTCGGGGCGGACGAGAAGGAACTCGACGGGGTGCCCGCGCACCGCTCCGTCACCGACATCGAGGGCCCCGTCGACCTCGCGGTCGTCGCCGTCCCCGCCGCCTACGTCCCCGAGGTCGTCGCCGAGTGCGGTGAGCACGGGGTGCAGGGGCTCGTGGTCGTCTCCGCCGGGTACGCCGAGAGCGGCCCCGCCGGGCGCGAGCGCCAGCGCGAACTGGTCCGCCAGGCCCGCACGTACGGCATGCGCATCATCGGCCCCAACGCCTTCGGGATCATCAACACCGCCCCCGACGTACGGCTCAACGCCTCGCTCGCCCCCGAGACCCCGCGCTCCGGACGCATCGGCCTGTTCGCCCAGTCCGGCGCCATCGGCATCGCGCTGCTCTCCCGGCTGCACCGGCGCGGGGGAGGGGTCACCGGCGTCACGGGCGTCTCCACCTTCGTGTCGTCCGGCAACCGCGCGGACGTGTCCGGCAACGACGTCCTGCAGTACTGGTACGAGGACCCGGACACCGATGTCGTCCTCATGTATCTGGAGTCCATCGGCAACCCGCGCAAGTTCACCCGCCTCGCCCGGCGCACGGCGGCGGTCAAGCCGCTCGTGGTGGTGCAGGGGGCGCGCCACGGTTCCGCGCCCCTGGGGCACGCCGTGCGCGCCACCCAGCTGCCCCACACCACCGTGTCCGCGCTGCTGCGCCAGGCCGGGGTGATCCGGGTCGACACGATCACCGAGCTGGTCGACGCGGGGCTGCTGCTCGCCCGGCAGCCGCTGCCGGCGGGGCCGCGGGTGGCGATCCTGGGGAACTCCGAGTCGCTGGGGCTGCTGACGTACGACGCGTGCCTCTCCGAGGGGCTGCGCCCGCTGCCCCCGCTGGATCTGACGACCGGGGCCTCGGCACGGGACTTCCACGCGGCGCTGTCCCGGGCGCTCGCGGACGACTCGTGCGACGCGGTGGTGGTGACGGCGATACCGGCGCTGGGGGAGGCGTCGCCGGGGGACGCGGCGCTGGCGGAGGCGCTGCGGAGCGCCGTCGCGGGGAAGCCGTCGAAGCCGGTGCTCGTGGTGCACGTCGAGCTGGGGGGCTTGGCCGAAGCGCTGTCCGCCGCGGCCAGTACCGCACCACAGGTCGGCGAGAAGGCGCCCGGCGCTGTCGGCGGTGCCCACCCTCCCCCACTCTCGGCTGCGGAACGACTGCCCACCGAGGGACAGGAAGCGTCACCACCCCTTCCTGCCGAAGCACACCTCATCCCCGCCTACCCCGCCGCCGAGCGAGCCGTGCGGGCCCTCTCCGAAGCCGTGCACTACGCCCAGTGGCGACGGGAGGCGGCGGAGCCGGGGCGGGTGCCGGAGTTCGAGGACATCGACGAGAAGGGGGCGGCCGAGCAGATCGACGCGGCGCTGGCCGGGGGCGCGGGGCTCACGCTCGGCGCGCAGGAGACGGGCGCGCTGCTCGGTCGGTACGGCATCCACCCGCGGCAGGCGCGCCCCGCGCCCACACCCGACGAGGCGGCGAGCGCGGCGGCGGCCGTCGGCTACCCCGTGGCGCTCAAGACGACCGCCCCGCACCTGCGACACCGGGCCGACCTGGGCGGCGTACGCCTCGATCTCGCCGACGAGGAGCAACTGCGGCGGGCGTACGCGGAGTTGACGGAGCTGTTCGGCGGGCCGGAGGAGCTGCGCCCGGTCGTCCAGGGCATGGCCCCGCGCGGGGTCGACACGATCGTACGGACGGTCGTGGACCCGGCGGCCGGAGCGGTGCTCTCGTTCGGGCTCGCCGGGCCCGCGTCGCAGCTGCTCGGGGACATGGCGCACCGCCTGATTCCGGCCACCGAGCGGGACGCGGCCTCGCTGGTCCGGTCCATCCGGACGGCCCCGCTCCTCTTCGGCTGGCGGGGCTCCGCCCCCGTCGACACGGCGGCGCTGGAGGAGCTGCTCCTGCGGGTCTCCCGGCTGGTCGACGACCACCCCGAGGTCGTGGCGGTCTCCCTGGAGCCCGTAGTCGTCGCGCCGCACGGCCTGAGCGTCCTCGGCGCCACCGTCCGGCTCGCGCGCCCGCCCGCCCGCGACGACCTCGGCCCCCGGACGCTCCCGGTGTACTGA
- a CDS encoding DUF5998 family protein, with translation MAKTSTTTQGLRAAIERSGYYPALVAEAVEAAVGGEAIKSYLVHQETTFDANEVRRHVTVLVLTGNRFIVSHTDEQAADTTSPTPYATTSTESVKIGRISSVVLSRVVANPESYAPGTLPREVVLTIGWGAVSRIDLEPAACGDPNCEADHGYTGSSTADDLSLRVSEAGDGPETVRQALAFAQSLSEATADPAR, from the coding sequence ATGGCCAAGACCAGTACGACGACCCAGGGGCTGCGTGCGGCGATCGAGCGCAGCGGCTACTACCCGGCCCTCGTGGCCGAGGCGGTGGAGGCCGCTGTCGGCGGCGAGGCCATCAAGTCGTACCTGGTCCACCAGGAGACGACGTTCGACGCGAACGAGGTGCGGCGGCATGTCACCGTCCTCGTCCTCACGGGCAACCGCTTCATCGTGAGCCACACCGACGAGCAGGCCGCGGACACCACCTCGCCGACGCCGTACGCCACGACCTCGACCGAGTCGGTCAAGATCGGCCGGATCTCGTCGGTCGTGCTCAGCCGCGTGGTCGCCAACCCGGAGTCGTACGCCCCGGGCACCCTGCCCCGCGAGGTCGTCCTGACCATCGGCTGGGGCGCCGTCTCCCGCATCGACCTGGAGCCCGCCGCCTGTGGCGACCCCAACTGCGAGGCGGACCACGGGTACACGGGCAGTTCGACGGCGGACGACCTCAGCCTGCGCGTCAGCGAGGCCGGGGACGGCCCGGAGACCGTGCGTCAGGCCCTCGCCTTCGCCCAGTCGCTCTCCGAGGCGACCGCGGACCCCGCCCGCTGA
- a CDS encoding alkaline phosphatase family protein, with protein MALPTWDDPEPLALDTAPVPEYGVGSLADLLPTLAAGMGVPGTTASIPELTAADRVCVFLVDGLGWEQLRAHPDEAPYMTALLASSRGGTGRPITAGYPATTATSLASVGTGLPPGAHGLPGYTVRNPETEELMNQLRWQPWTPPRVWQPYPTIFQLADRAGVHTAQVTAPAFQNTPLTQIALSGGTFHGRLSGDDRMDVAAEQLAAGDRALIYTYYSELDGAGHRFGVDSDAWRGQLMHVDRLVQRLAEQLPPRTALYVTADHGMIDIPFDEQHRIDFDEDWELRAGVALLGGEGRARHVYAVRGAESDVLTCWREVLGEQFWIASRDEAMAAGWFGPHIDDRVYARIGDVVAAARDDVLIIASEREPNESAMVGNHGSMTPVEQLVPLLEVRS; from the coding sequence ATGGCACTGCCCACCTGGGACGACCCGGAACCCCTCGCCCTCGACACGGCCCCCGTCCCGGAGTACGGCGTCGGCTCGCTCGCCGACCTCCTGCCCACCCTCGCGGCGGGCATGGGCGTGCCCGGTACGACCGCCTCGATACCGGAGCTGACGGCGGCCGACCGGGTCTGTGTGTTCCTGGTCGACGGCCTGGGCTGGGAGCAGCTGAGGGCGCACCCGGACGAGGCGCCGTACATGACCGCGCTGCTGGCGTCCTCGCGCGGCGGCACCGGCCGGCCCATCACCGCGGGCTACCCCGCCACCACCGCCACCTCCCTCGCCTCCGTGGGCACCGGTCTGCCGCCGGGCGCGCACGGCCTGCCCGGCTACACGGTCCGCAACCCCGAGACCGAGGAGCTGATGAACCAGCTCCGCTGGCAGCCGTGGACCCCGCCGCGCGTATGGCAGCCGTACCCCACGATCTTCCAGCTCGCCGACCGGGCGGGTGTGCACACCGCCCAGGTCACCGCCCCGGCCTTCCAGAACACCCCCCTCACCCAGATCGCGCTGAGCGGCGGCACGTTCCACGGCCGTCTCTCCGGCGACGACCGCATGGATGTGGCCGCCGAGCAACTGGCGGCGGGCGACCGCGCCTTGATCTACACGTACTACTCCGAGCTGGACGGCGCGGGCCACCGCTTCGGTGTCGACTCGGACGCCTGGCGCGGCCAGTTGATGCACGTCGACCGGCTGGTCCAGCGCCTGGCCGAGCAACTCCCGCCGCGCACGGCCCTGTATGTGACCGCCGACCACGGCATGATCGACATCCCGTTCGACGAGCAGCACCGCATCGACTTCGACGAGGACTGGGAGCTGCGCGCCGGGGTCGCCCTGCTGGGCGGCGAGGGCCGTGCCCGCCATGTGTACGCCGTGCGGGGCGCCGAGTCGGACGTCCTGACCTGCTGGCGCGAGGTGCTGGGCGAGCAGTTCTGGATCGCCTCCCGCGACGAGGCGATGGCGGCGGGCTGGTTCGGCCCGCACATCGACGACCGGGTGTACGCCCGCATCGGCGACGTCGTCGCCGCCGCCCGTGACGACGTCCTGATCATCGCCTCCGAGCGGGAGCCCAACGAGTCGGCGATGGTCGGCAACCACGGCTCGATGACCCCCGTGGAACAGCTGGTCCCGCTCCTCGAAGTACGCTCCTGA
- a CDS encoding thymidine kinase: MPELVFFSGTMDCGKSTLALQIEHNRSARGLQGMIFTRDDRAGEGKLSSRLGLVTDAVEVEDGQDLYAYLVDHLSQGRRADYVIADEAQFLAPEQIDQLARVVDDLSLDVYAFGITTDFRSKLFPGSQRLVELADRVEVLQVEALCWCGARATHNARTIGGQMVVEGAQVVVGDVNQPDDIGYEVLCRRHHRRRMTAATARASALSPDVLPVEAV, from the coding sequence ATGCCCGAGCTGGTGTTCTTCTCCGGAACCATGGACTGCGGGAAGTCGACGCTGGCCCTCCAGATAGAGCACAACCGTTCGGCACGCGGCCTCCAGGGCATGATCTTCACGCGTGACGACCGCGCGGGCGAGGGCAAACTGTCCTCCCGGCTCGGCCTGGTGACCGACGCCGTGGAGGTCGAGGACGGCCAGGACCTCTACGCGTATCTCGTCGACCATCTCTCCCAGGGCCGCCGCGCGGACTATGTGATCGCCGACGAGGCCCAGTTCCTCGCCCCCGAGCAGATCGACCAACTCGCCCGCGTCGTTGACGATCTGAGCCTCGACGTCTACGCCTTCGGCATCACGACCGATTTCCGTTCCAAGCTCTTCCCCGGCTCCCAGCGCCTGGTCGAGCTGGCCGACCGCGTCGAGGTCCTCCAGGTGGAGGCCCTGTGCTGGTGCGGCGCCCGTGCCACGCACAACGCCCGCACCATAGGCGGTCAGATGGTGGTCGAGGGCGCCCAGGTCGTCGTCGGCGACGTCAACCAGCCCGACGACATCGGCTACGAGGTCCTCTGCCGCCGTCACCACCGCCGCCGGATGACGGCCGCCACCGCCCGCGCGAGCGCCCTCTCCCCGGACGTCCTGCCGGTCGAGGCGGTCTGA
- a CDS encoding VOC family protein has product MTEARGSTGRHGGAYPPGTPCWVSLMVHGMATTQDFYGALFGWEFQPGPQQLGPYARALLDGRQVAGIGQLPPDRHLPIAWTPYFASTDADRTAETVRHCGGTVGVGPLDAGEAGRLAIASDPAGAVFGIWQAAEHLGADITGVPGTPAWDELLTVDSSLVAKFYETTFGYEEEPVVSDDLDYVTLRIDGRPVAGIHGVGGDLPRDRGPHWLTYFEVTDPDEAADRVIELGGHVLKPTHDTPHGPVASLADPEGAKFAVVRSAR; this is encoded by the coding sequence ATGACCGAGGCACGGGGGTCGACCGGCCGGCACGGTGGGGCGTATCCACCGGGCACACCCTGCTGGGTGAGCCTGATGGTGCACGGGATGGCCACGACCCAGGACTTCTACGGGGCGCTGTTCGGCTGGGAGTTCCAGCCCGGCCCCCAGCAGCTCGGCCCGTATGCGCGGGCACTGCTCGACGGGCGGCAGGTGGCGGGCATCGGCCAGTTGCCGCCCGACCGCCATCTCCCCATCGCCTGGACGCCGTACTTCGCCTCCACCGACGCGGACCGGACGGCGGAGACCGTACGGCACTGCGGTGGCACCGTCGGGGTGGGACCGCTGGACGCGGGCGAGGCGGGCCGGCTGGCGATCGCCTCGGACCCCGCGGGCGCCGTCTTCGGCATCTGGCAGGCGGCGGAGCACCTCGGCGCGGACATCACCGGGGTTCCCGGCACTCCGGCGTGGGACGAACTCCTCACCGTGGACAGCTCGCTGGTCGCCAAGTTCTACGAGACGACCTTCGGTTACGAGGAGGAGCCGGTCGTCTCGGACGACCTGGACTACGTCACCCTCCGCATCGACGGCCGCCCCGTCGCCGGCATCCACGGGGTCGGCGGTGACCTCCCCCGCGACCGCGGCCCCCACTGGCTGACGTACTTCGAGGTGACCGACCCCGACGAGGCCGCCGACCGGGTCATCGAACTCGGCGGGCACGTCCTCAAACCCACCCACGACACCCCGCACGGCCCGGTGGCCTCGCTCGCCGACCCGGAGGGGGCGAAGTTCGCGGTGGTGCGCTCGGCACGCTGA